Genomic segment of Eleutherodactylus coqui strain aEleCoq1 chromosome 1, aEleCoq1.hap1, whole genome shotgun sequence:
CCCCTTCCGACTCTGCAGTACGCTATGATGGGAAGTTTTCATTAAAAGACAAAGACTACCCCTTCTTAAAATAATTGTGTTATCATTTGATTACTGTGGGTCCAGTTTCTTTAAAGGCACTCATATACCTTCAACAACTGTCATATGAACGATTGTTTGTCCAACATCAGTTTTCACCGGCTCCACCATACGCATGGATGTTCAGCTTAGTCGATCATTTCTGTGTTTGTGTAGTTTGACCGAGAGTTGACTTCCACAGGAGACAGCAAGATGAGTGAATATAAAAAGCACATTCTCAGACTTCACATTCTCTTAGAACTTATGACATATTCTCTTTAAGCCACAGCTAGACGCCTCTGGCTTATTctcttggttaaaaaaaaacaaaaaactgagaaTCGGGCACTGAAATTCAAAATCCCCAATCCTTCGTTTCCCCAACATCATCGTTAGGGGGAAAATAGAGCTGCCCTCCAATATACATAAACGTGGCCTGACAGGTTCGGATGACTAAACTCTAATGTGCCATGCAGATAAAAAGTTATTATCAGACCTGGTAATGGTTAGAAGAATAAACACACACAAGGAAACGTCTGTTTCTTCAATTTCATCTTTATTAGTCAGCTTAAAAAAGAAGTTCCAATATTCTGATATGAAAATGGTTTGCATTGCATTATCAATCATTATATTAAGGCCCCAAGGTTTGTACAGAAAGTAAGCTGTAACAGAAAAGTATTTACGCTGAAGCCTACAAAAAGCTCCCCCTCCAGTCCTAATtctatatgcaaacacattgcagAGTGACGCAAACAACTAGGAGAACTTTTATTGAAAGGGTTTTTCCGGACCGCAAAAACATGACTGCCGTCTTCCAGAAATGTGGCTGGTAATGCAAATAAGCCTCATATGCACAAATAAAGCAAAGGTGCAATACCAACCATTGACCATGGACAGgcatggtgctgtttctggataaAGGTAGCCAagtttttctaatcctgcacaACATCTTTAAACGATTTACTTGACTTAGGTGCTGAACTAATGAATGTAATAACTTAGACCCTCTAAATCTCTTAATTGTAAATCAGGAAACAAGTTTTACAGCACGTGTACTGAAATACAGATTCTGTAACCTATGACGGGACCCTTCCTCTGACTTGTAGGTTTGCCATATATAAATAGCGGAGTTTATAAAACTTTGTTAAAAAAGTCCTGCATTCAGAGCAAAATTGTCAAGTGCCATTTTCAACTAACAAACCTAGCTTGTGTGATCATTTCTGCTGTAAGGATGATTATATTATATTCCTCCGagactacattcacatgggcgagcgcaatatcgggccaagaaacccggcgcaatattgcgcttgccaacatgcgtttTTTACACatatgcaaggcgtttttcattcaaaaacctCACTTCACTACTGTGCAATTGCGGTCCTCAAGCGCGTGTGAAACACAcaaaggatcacaagtgtttcccattgatttcaatggggaacattgcactcgcatgcacatctcaCAGcatgccaaaagatagaacatgctgcaatttttatcctCGTAGCATTGCTGCGAGGAGAAATAAGAAAACAATCAATAAATTGCTTATGTTAATAAAttctttcaaaagaatggggatcaTATTCAGTGCATCTTGCAACGCCTGAGATTctggcccgtgtgaatgtagcctgaagGGATGAAAAATAATGTGGCATAGAAAGAAGGCTCAGTCACCAAGAGGAACATAAAGCTGTACGTCTAGTCGTCATCAGAGTCCGAATCATATTTCTTTCCTCGTATAGTTTTCTTTTCCAGCTTTGTGAACTGAGAGCCATATTTCTTCTGACTCTGAAAAGGAGGTTCCATAAGATTTCCACtagaataataaaaaataaataaaacagatAAAACAAAGTTGAGGTCTCTGTAGTTATTCTTTAATGACCTAGGCTAAATGCTTAAATCCATCTTACGATTCAGTCTGTAATCtcctttttacttatttttccctttttgttttagttcctatagggaacttgaacttgcgaccatttgatcgctcatacagtataatgcaatcaTAGTACTGCATTATGCTGtgttttaacaggcagtctatcaagacatgccacaggcatatCTTGCtaggcaatcagtcatggcagcTTTGGGACCTAAGAAAGGCCCAAGTTGCGATGGCAATAAAACAGCCCTTGCCATTTCATTGCAGGGGACCATTTTGGACCCTTGTACACAAATCGAGGCAGTTAAAGGGTTTACTACTGCGATCAGCGTTTAACGTGAGCGGGTATTAGCTGACAAAGATAGCCAGTATCCACTGTTCTTAGAGTGGAATCGGCTCCTAATCCTGCTCCATGCAAACTTAAACCCAAAAtagataaagaaaaaaactttaagaAAATCCTACTTTTCATTCCTTTTTATTTGCATACAGGGTTAACTTTCTCCCCAGAAACAGCGCAAATCTTGAAGAAAGTTGAGCTACAATAGCAGACACAACATCTAATGCTGTTtcaaccaacaaaaacagatccTCTTTTCCAATCTCAGGAAAcccattaaaaggggttgtccaggatatttctattgatgacctatcctcaggataggtcatccatagcttATTGTCAGGGTATGCTGCTCAAgttccccgccaatcagctgtccACTGGGTCCACCGTCATTGCGGATAGAGCAGAAAACAGACAGCTATCTGTAGTGCAGCAGCatgggttggtattgcaagcacagctcccattcaattcaatggcagCCATGCCCATATTACCAATCCGAGCTGCTTAAACATGTACAGAACTGTTAGCTTCTAGGTCCACACACACAGATTGTGGGCCAGATAATTGCTAAATCGCCAGAGGTATAGAATGGCAGACTACAATCAATCATATAGGTCAGTAATAATTCAAACCCaaacaaccctttaaatgctcaaACACTCACtcctattaaagggaacctgtcagcagttcTGAGCAGGCTAACccacatacagctgcaaaacaataaAGTACATCTATTTCCAAATCATATCTTGTAATGTTGCCTGAAGCCAGCATACCATCAAAAACAGACTTTTACACTTTCCAAAGCTGCATGTAAATGGCATCCGAGTGGTCTGGTGGATGGACCCAGGCTGTCTCTGCTGCCCGCACTTCGCTCAATATCCTGGCTCTTCTCTGGCTGAGTTATGTGGAGGTCATCTCCTACGACATTCATAGAGCAATCCAAATCACACACATGAGCTGCGTTACTGAAGATCAACACATACATAGATTGTATGGCCTTATTGTAGGCAGATTCAACTCACACTTCTGCACATGCACCAGCTGCGGTGTGCGAGAGATCGTCCCGTGGATGATATAGGAAATGTCAGCCACGTCACTTAGCCAGAGAATGGTTGGGttattgatagagatgagcgaacgtactgggtaaggccgattttgcaatcgagcaccgcgattttcgagtacttcactactcgggtgcgctgtggggcggggcatggcgtggtggagcggggggtagcagcgcggaacaggttggagctctctctctctcccccccccactcccctctgctcacccacagcgcccccgagtacttttcacccgagtagtgaagtactcgaaaatcgtggtgctcgattgcgaaatcggccttaccgagtacgttcgctcatctctagttattgagTTAAGTGTGGGCAGCTCAGACATCATTTACCTGCAACAGGGAAAGTATATTTTTCTAATTATGCTGGCTTCAGACAATAATACAAGATATGATCTAAAACGAGCTGCACTTTATTGTTCTGCAGCTGTATGTGGGTTTATTCTGCATAGAGctgctgacagatttcctttaaagaaTGCCCACCTTGTTTCTATTATGCTATTAACGTGCAGCTTTTAGGCCTTgggtccacgggtggatttgctttGCGAAATCCGCacaggagatccacaaatcaagctgtcaatagggatgcatgggcgtaacgcaaattaattaaagcatgtggatttgttttgcggactttctggtctggaaaacaaattgcagcatgctccatttttgtgcggaccCCGAactgacggcttccactgaagtcaatggaagccgtccaatccacggcacacccgcagctgacactgcagacgtgccacggatccgtgggaaagcaggagttcaaaacaAAGTGGCTGCGGGCAGGGTAGGCTCCGCGGGCGAAATCCaactcgcccatggacatgaggccttatactgtgcTTTTAAGTCCAACTCAACTCTGCACTAACTTAATAGTAAGAGTATATATACAGCTTATTGTACACTGTGACAATCAATTAAAAACTAAATGAATGTAGAAATGAAGTCTGCACGTACAAGAAGCATCTCAGTAACTTTGAAAAATTTCCAACCTGTAGTTAATTATGTCGGCACAGCCAAGTCTCCATTCCAAGGTCTCTGTAGTGAACTCATCTGTATTGCCCAAATCAGTAAAACCAACAACATAATCTCTTGTTTTTCCATCCTTCACCAGTGCAAGGGTTGGGATGACTTTAATGCGCAGTCGTTCACATAAGAAGGGCGCTTTCTCGACATTCAGTTTCAGGAATTTTGTTTCGATATGCTTCTTGGCCAGTAATGCCAGATGTTTGTCCAGGATCTTACACCTAAACGAGAGAAGGAACATTGAGCAATAACCTGGTAATCATCGTTTGGCATCCTCACAAGAATCTTGTGGGTCTAAAGTGACAAAGATATTAGGTGACATACAGGTGGGAATTACCAAATAAGAAACATGGAATGAATAgaaagaaagattaaaaaaagaacttATTGTGCAAACTGCAGGCGTAAcattatagagccggaggagcgaGGAAGATGGGGAAGATTTAGTAGAACTTgtgctttattcatttatatctctgtacattctgagctgaacagtccaatgggcggtcctatgtATGACTCTGTATATAAAAATAGTTGTTAATCACTgccaggaccgcccactggacctctaagttcaaaatgagcagagatataagtgAATAAACCACAAGTTATACTAAGTCCCCATGAAACTATataacaatctgctcagctcctcctgctctataacatcatgcctgcagtttgcacTGCATGTTACAGAGTCCGCATCTAGCAGGAGGCCCCCATGAGCAGGGCTAACCACATCCACTGCAGCCTAGTGATTGACAGTGGTCTTTCCATGCACAGTAATAGGAAGACAGCCATCAATCAGTGGCTGAAACAGGGTCGGCGGGGCTAGCCACAGCTCATGCATATCAAAGACTAGTCCTctatgtctggctgctactaataaaatgcaagcttCTCCCAAAATACTGCATGTAAATATGGCTCAACTATTAAAAGAGGGCAGCATAAAAAtgctaacagattccctttaatagatattttaaaaaaggAGTAGAAAATGAAACCGTATACCAGAATGCAAAAATTATATTACATGAATcaaatttttatgttaaacatagtttaagaatttttcagtgattttgcTTATTTTCAATATTACGATTCATatttaaacacaaaaaaaaaccaactaaaatctcgcagttttcacattgaccactaagcctaataacagCCTGACATATCCTGCTCTGTAGAGAGAGTTTTTCAGCAGTCAtaccattatcatcacaggcaggattatactgaaagttaacacctatatatagagaacacaggTAGTCACGCTGCACACGACAGCCTGCGTGAGATACACTGCCATACACATCTACAGCCGACTCACACAGCGTTGTACGCATTTGGCCGTGGAAATGAGCCCTTAGTCATTTACAAACAATAGAATTAGAAAATTGAAACGGTTTCACCATCAGGTtttcatcagttaaaaaaaacaaaaaacacaagtgtTACAATCCCTTCAATTTCTCTGGTTTTTGAGTGAAATTATAGAAAACACTACTATAACATCAGGAAAGGCAGAAGTCATTTTCAATACCTGAAAGTGGAATCTTTGTAAAAATGGCAGACCACATTTTTACTTTCCTTCACTTCCTGGAAGAATTCTCTTTCACTGGGTATTTCTCTGTATTCTCCGTGGCCTTTAGATAGCCATTCCTGAACAAATAAGGAACAGTCAAAAAAGACCATAAGCATTAGATTTGGCACCACTTATAAGGATACAGTTTTTTCACTATACAAGAAGCAAGGGGCATACATTTTCTGCCCTACAGCCTTTGGCATGGCTTCAATCAAAATACTcacgaccacctgtctgtccgTGCATGAGTGAGTGAGTTTGTAAacgacttacatgctccacccctgatcacatgacggtgacgtcattaaAGAATCTTCATCCCCAgtaagggagttacatgctccgctcctgatctactactgatggcccatcctgcacataggcaatcaatagtttgcaactagacaacccctttacatatTGTACAGTGCAGTAAGTTCACATTACCTGTTTTtgctgctgtgatttctttaacGCCTCCAGTCGCTTTTCTTTGAGAAGCTCCATTTCATCTTCATCAATCTTATCTAGCTTTTCTAGTTCGGCATCTAACTGTTCCTCCATCAGCTTGGCGGTCTGCAGTAACTGATTCTCCATAACTTTGGTAAACATGTCGGCTGCCA
This window contains:
- the TXNDC9 gene encoding thioredoxin domain-containing protein 9; the encoded protein is MAADMFTKVMENQLLQTAKLMEEQLDAELEKLDKIDEDEMELLKEKRLEALKKSQQQKQEWLSKGHGEYREIPSEREFFQEVKESKNVVCHFYKDSTFRCKILDKHLALLAKKHIETKFLKLNVEKAPFLCERLRIKVIPTLALVKDGKTRDYVVGFTDLGNTDEFTTETLEWRLGCADIINYSGNLMEPPFQSQKKYGSQFTKLEKKTIRGKKYDSDSDDD